The Geobacter sp. AOG2 genome includes a window with the following:
- a CDS encoding protoglobin domain-containing protein, whose protein sequence is MTTMQDLKEHYGFTDGDEELLRAFQPLAAQHQEHFTKEFYDYLYGLPETTAILNNSKRQRLREMHGNWFMSLFSGTYDNHYLNHLTRIGHAHVKVGLSVHFVNVAMNRVRHFLLNLIDENYPDRDERRALREATVKILDMNLDVMSSSYREEELKKVFVSRKLESLLIRLAERFTYGLNLVLVLALAGVSISVALLFGWDLINIFRGDVEKGILSALGELLILWMMIELMDNEIKNLKGGKFNILVFIGVIIVAMIREILISTLRHDDLATQAFLAGTLLILGILYYLVSRAQKDLDRA, encoded by the coding sequence ATGACGACAATGCAGGATCTTAAAGAACATTACGGTTTCACCGACGGCGACGAAGAACTCCTCAGAGCGTTTCAGCCCCTGGCGGCCCAGCATCAGGAGCATTTCACCAAGGAATTCTACGACTACCTTTACGGGCTGCCCGAAACCACCGCCATCCTCAACAACAGCAAACGCCAGCGCCTTCGCGAAATGCACGGCAACTGGTTCATGTCGCTCTTCAGCGGCACCTACGATAACCATTACCTGAACCACCTGACCCGCATCGGCCACGCCCACGTCAAGGTCGGCCTGAGCGTCCATTTCGTCAATGTGGCCATGAACCGGGTCCGCCACTTCCTGCTCAACCTGATCGACGAGAACTACCCGGACCGAGACGAGCGGCGCGCCCTGCGCGAGGCCACCGTGAAGATCCTCGACATGAATCTGGACGTCATGAGTTCCTCCTACCGCGAGGAAGAGCTGAAGAAGGTCTTCGTCTCCCGCAAGCTGGAATCCCTCCTCATCAGGCTGGCCGAACGTTTCACCTACGGTCTCAACCTGGTGCTGGTGCTGGCCCTGGCCGGCGTGTCCATCTCGGTTGCCCTGCTGTTCGGCTGGGATCTCATCAACATCTTCCGGGGGGACGTGGAGAAAGGCATCCTCAGCGCTTTGGGCGAACTGCTGATCCTCTGGATGATGATCGAGTTGATGGACAACGAGATCAAGAACCTGAAGGGCGGCAAATTTAACATCCTGGTCTTCATCGGCGTCATCATCGTCGCCATGATCCGCGAGATCCTGATCTCCACCCTGCGCCACGACGACCTGGCCACCCAGGCCTTCCTGGCCGGTACCCTGCTGATCCTGGGAATCCTCTACTATCTGGTCTCCCGGGCACAGAAGGACCTGGACAGGGCGTAA
- a CDS encoding HypC/HybG/HupF family hydrogenase formation chaperone, producing the protein MCLGVPMKILSRDGDTIVAEVDGVQKEASVMLLGEEVGVGDYVIVHAGFAISRLDEEYAEETLRIMKEVFTPEDMR; encoded by the coding sequence ATGTGTCTTGGTGTACCCATGAAGATTCTCAGCAGGGACGGCGACACCATCGTGGCCGAGGTGGACGGCGTTCAAAAGGAAGCCAGCGTCATGCTGCTGGGCGAGGAGGTCGGGGTGGGCGATTATGTCATCGTCCATGCCGGATTCGCCATCTCGCGCCTGGATGAGGAATATGCCGAGGAGACCCTGCGGATAATGAAAGAGGTCTTTACCCCGGAGGATATGCGATGA
- the hypB gene encoding hydrogenase nickel incorporation protein HypB: MCTTCGCGPTDTHDHDHHHGDHHHSHSHSHSPDHEHHDHDHHDHEHHDHDHDHHAHDNVSGSRKRTVIAIEEDILAKNNRLASFNRALFKDKGIFVLNLVSSPGSGKTTLLERTLRDLADRFRFAVIEGDQQTDNDARRIAATGVAVRQINTGAGCHLDAHMVMHGTEGFDLDNLDILLIENVGNLVCPASFDLGEHHKVAVLSVTEGEDKPLKYPQMFHNSTVMLLNKTDLLPHLDFDVEKCKEYARRVSPDITIFEVSARTGEGMDAWYQWLTTGTKKP; this comes from the coding sequence ATGTGCACCACTTGCGGCTGCGGCCCGACCGATACGCACGACCATGACCACCACCACGGCGACCATCACCACAGTCACAGCCATAGCCACAGCCCTGATCACGAGCACCATGACCATGATCACCACGATCACGAGCACCACGATCATGACCATGATCATCATGCTCACGACAATGTCTCCGGCAGCCGGAAACGTACCGTCATTGCCATCGAAGAGGATATCCTGGCCAAAAACAACCGCCTGGCCTCCTTCAACCGCGCCCTGTTCAAGGACAAGGGCATCTTCGTCCTCAATCTGGTAAGCTCTCCCGGCTCGGGCAAAACCACCCTTCTGGAACGGACCCTGCGGGACCTGGCCGACCGGTTCCGCTTTGCCGTGATCGAAGGCGACCAGCAGACCGACAACGATGCCCGGCGCATTGCCGCCACCGGCGTGGCGGTCCGCCAGATCAACACCGGCGCCGGTTGCCACCTGGATGCCCACATGGTCATGCACGGCACCGAGGGCTTTGACCTGGACAACCTGGATATCCTGTTGATAGAAAACGTGGGCAACCTGGTCTGCCCGGCGTCCTTCGACCTGGGCGAGCACCACAAGGTGGCGGTCCTCTCGGTTACCGAAGGTGAGGACAAGCCGCTCAAGTACCCCCAGATGTTCCACAACTCGACGGTCATGCTGCTCAACAAGACCGACCTGCTGCCGCACCTGGACTTCGATGTGGAAAAATGCAAGGAATACGCCCGCCGGGTAAGTCCCGACATCACGATCTTCGAAGTGTCGGCGCGCACCGGCGAGGGGATGGACGCGTGGTATCAGTGGCTTACGACGGGGACGAAAAAACCATAG
- the hypF gene encoding carbamoyltransferase HypF: MVSVAYDGDEKTIVRRRFLISGIVQGVGFRPFVFRLACELGLSGWVRNIPAGVEMEVQGTAGALDAFQHAQAHDLPPLAVVTSSVVEDIPSIPERGFTILPSADGEKNIQVAPDSALCGDCLRELFDPADRRYRYPFITCTNCGPRYSIITAIPYDRPRTTMAGFPLCPDCQREYDDPLDRRFHAQPIACPACGPRLRLLDGAAEPVAERDDALTRAVELLRAGQILAVKGIGGYHLAVDACNPEAVRRLRERKKRDEKPFAVMAADLATARRLVVLENMEERLLTGPESPIVIARKAQNCPVSPLVAPANGWLGLMLPYAPIHHLLMRDHFQALVMTSGNVSDEPVAFEDNDALKRLSAIADYFLVHDRPIHIRSDDSVMRVFQGKPLFYRRARGYAPRAVRLPFKMPPLLAVGAELKGAVCLVQGEQAFLSQHIGDLQNSSTCDSFRHTIRHLSGILEITPQIVACDLHPDYLSSVHAAESGLPLTKVQHHHAHLAACMAENGLDGAVIGIIFDGTGLGTDGTIWGGEFLVGGYDGFRRAGNFLPVPLAGGDTAVREPWRMALAWLYRSLGKDAFDLDHPVARHLSDTEKGIFAAMLERGINAPLTSSCGRLFDAAAAVLDVRQAVSYDGQAAIELEALAEGAGVSGTYSFGIADGEPLVIDFTSLFTDLLADHAAGADTAAMAYRFHATVARAAVEACVRIAGQSGLDRVVLSGGVFQNRLLTEMVYTGLLDQGLQIFTHRLVPPNDGGIALGQAAIAGWQRGC, encoded by the coding sequence GTGGTATCAGTGGCTTACGACGGGGACGAAAAAACCATAGTCCGCAGGCGATTCCTCATCAGCGGCATCGTCCAGGGTGTCGGGTTTCGCCCCTTCGTGTTCCGCCTGGCCTGCGAACTCGGCCTGAGCGGCTGGGTGCGCAATATCCCCGCCGGGGTGGAAATGGAGGTTCAAGGGACGGCAGGGGCACTGGATGCCTTCCAGCACGCCCAGGCCCATGATCTCCCCCCCCTGGCCGTCGTCACGTCCAGTGTTGTCGAGGACATCCCCTCGATACCCGAACGCGGCTTCACCATCCTCCCCAGCGCGGACGGAGAGAAGAACATCCAGGTGGCCCCCGATTCGGCCCTCTGCGGCGACTGCCTGCGCGAGCTGTTCGACCCGGCCGACCGGCGTTACCGCTATCCGTTCATCACCTGCACCAACTGCGGTCCCCGCTACAGCATCATTACCGCGATCCCCTACGACCGCCCCCGGACCACCATGGCCGGCTTCCCGCTCTGCCCCGACTGCCAACGGGAATACGACGACCCCTTGGACCGGCGTTTCCACGCCCAGCCCATCGCCTGCCCGGCCTGCGGCCCGCGGCTCCGCCTGCTGGACGGCGCCGCCGAACCGGTCGCGGAACGGGACGATGCGCTCACCCGGGCCGTCGAACTCCTGCGCGCGGGGCAGATCCTGGCGGTCAAGGGGATCGGCGGCTATCACCTGGCCGTGGACGCCTGCAACCCGGAGGCGGTCCGGCGCCTGCGCGAACGCAAGAAGCGGGACGAGAAACCCTTTGCCGTCATGGCCGCCGATCTGGCGACCGCCCGCAGGCTGGTGGTGCTGGAAAACATGGAGGAACGGCTGCTCACCGGACCGGAAAGCCCGATCGTTATCGCCCGCAAGGCCCAGAACTGTCCGGTCTCGCCCCTGGTAGCCCCGGCCAACGGCTGGCTCGGCCTGATGCTCCCCTACGCGCCGATCCACCACCTGTTGATGCGCGACCACTTCCAGGCGCTGGTGATGACGAGCGGCAACGTGTCCGACGAACCGGTAGCCTTTGAGGACAACGATGCGCTCAAACGCCTGAGCGCCATCGCCGACTATTTTCTCGTTCACGACCGGCCGATCCATATACGGAGCGACGATTCGGTCATGCGCGTCTTCCAGGGCAAGCCGCTCTTCTACCGGCGGGCCAGGGGCTATGCGCCGCGGGCCGTGCGCCTCCCCTTCAAGATGCCGCCGCTTCTGGCGGTGGGAGCCGAATTGAAGGGGGCCGTCTGCCTGGTGCAGGGAGAACAGGCCTTCCTGAGCCAGCACATCGGCGATCTGCAGAACAGCTCCACCTGCGACTCGTTCCGCCACACCATCCGGCACCTGTCGGGCATTCTCGAGATAACCCCGCAAATCGTCGCCTGCGATCTGCATCCCGACTACCTTTCCTCGGTCCATGCCGCGGAATCGGGGCTACCGCTGACAAAGGTCCAACACCACCATGCCCACCTGGCGGCCTGCATGGCCGAGAACGGCCTGGATGGCGCGGTGATCGGCATCATCTTCGACGGCACCGGTCTCGGCACGGACGGCACCATCTGGGGCGGCGAGTTTCTGGTCGGCGGCTACGACGGTTTCCGGCGGGCCGGGAACTTCCTTCCCGTGCCCCTGGCCGGGGGCGACACCGCGGTGCGCGAGCCCTGGCGCATGGCCCTGGCGTGGCTGTACCGCTCCCTGGGAAAAGACGCCTTCGACCTTGACCATCCGGTTGCCCGGCATCTGAGCGATACGGAGAAGGGCATCTTCGCCGCCATGCTGGAACGCGGCATCAACGCGCCGCTCACCTCCAGTTGCGGCCGGCTGTTCGATGCCGCGGCGGCGGTGCTGGACGTACGGCAGGCTGTCTCCTACGACGGTCAGGCGGCCATCGAACTGGAGGCCCTCGCCGAAGGGGCGGGGGTTTCGGGAACCTATTCATTCGGAATCGCCGACGGCGAGCCGCTGGTTATCGATTTCACGTCCCTTTTTACGGACCTCCTGGCCGATCACGCCGCCGGCGCCGATACCGCCGCCATGGCCTACCGCTTTCATGCCACCGTGGCGCGCGCCGCCGTGGAGGCCTGTGTCCGTATTGCCGGGCAATCCGGCCTCGACAGGGTGGTTCTCTCCGGCGGCGTATTTCAGAATCGCCTTTTGACCGAAATGGTATATACTGGCCTGCTCGACCAGGGGCTGCAAATATTCACCCACCGGCTGGTCCCTCCCAACGACGGCGGCATCGCCCTCGGGCAGGCGGCAATCGCCGGATGGCAACGAGGTTGTTGA
- the hypD gene encoding hydrogenase formation protein HypD, with protein sequence MKFQDEFRDRELVGNMAANIRRMAERLTGPVNFMEVCGTHTMSIYQFGIRSLLPENVRLVSGPGCPVCVTPVGYVDKAVACTADPANIVATFGDMLRVPGSRSSLMEERAKGADVRIVYSPLDAVVLAKSNPARRVIFLGVGFETTAPTIAASILEATKLGLDNYYVLASHKTMPVAMDLLTADPELALSGYLCPAHVSTVIGGNAYKPLAEKYRIPCVVTGFEPADVMQGIEMLLAQVLAGESRVEIQYSRAVNWEGNPKARAIMERVFVPCDASWRGLGMLPGSGLAIKPELARFDAEKALAIEAGEERENPACRCGEVLKGKLSPFDCPLFATACTPESPVGACMVSSEGTCAAAYKYGR encoded by the coding sequence ATGAAATTCCAGGATGAATTCCGCGACCGCGAACTGGTCGGGAACATGGCCGCCAACATCCGTCGCATGGCGGAGCGGCTGACAGGGCCGGTCAACTTCATGGAGGTGTGCGGCACCCACACCATGTCCATCTACCAGTTCGGCATCCGTTCGCTGCTGCCGGAGAACGTGCGGCTCGTCTCCGGTCCCGGCTGCCCGGTCTGCGTGACCCCGGTGGGCTACGTGGACAAGGCCGTGGCCTGCACGGCCGATCCGGCCAATATCGTGGCTACCTTCGGCGACATGCTGCGCGTCCCCGGCAGCCGCTCGTCCCTGATGGAGGAGAGGGCCAAGGGCGCCGACGTGCGCATCGTCTACTCACCCCTGGATGCGGTCGTCCTGGCAAAGTCCAACCCCGCACGCCGGGTGATCTTCCTGGGGGTGGGCTTCGAGACCACCGCGCCGACCATTGCCGCCAGCATTCTGGAGGCGACGAAGCTCGGCCTGGATAACTACTACGTTCTGGCCTCCCACAAGACCATGCCGGTCGCCATGGACCTCCTCACCGCCGACCCGGAGCTGGCCCTTTCCGGCTATCTCTGTCCCGCCCACGTCAGCACGGTGATCGGTGGAAACGCCTACAAGCCGCTGGCGGAGAAATACCGCATCCCCTGTGTGGTGACCGGTTTCGAGCCCGCCGACGTCATGCAGGGCATCGAGATGCTCCTGGCCCAGGTACTGGCCGGGGAGAGCCGGGTGGAAATCCAGTACAGCCGCGCCGTGAACTGGGAGGGCAATCCGAAAGCCCGGGCCATCATGGAGCGGGTCTTCGTGCCGTGCGACGCCTCCTGGCGCGGCCTGGGCATGCTCCCCGGCAGCGGCCTGGCCATCAAGCCCGAGCTTGCACGGTTCGATGCCGAAAAGGCGTTGGCTATCGAGGCGGGCGAGGAACGGGAGAATCCGGCCTGCCGTTGCGGCGAGGTGCTCAAGGGGAAACTGTCACCCTTCGACTGCCCGCTCTTTGCCACGGCCTGCACGCCGGAATCGCCGGTGGGGGCCTGCATGGTGTCCAGCGAAGGGACCTGCGCGGCGGCGTACAAGTACGGAAGATAA